A genomic segment from Modestobacter roseus encodes:
- a CDS encoding SDR family NAD(P)-dependent oxidoreductase codes for MTTIAIIGAGRGLGAAVARRFGAEGFAVALLSRSQAKLDALAEELAAEGVQARGFAADVRDPASLAVALEQATEALGPIEVLQYSPLPQKDFMRPVLETTPADLVGPVEFSIYGPVAAVHQVLPGMRFLGEDRGTILFVNGGSAVTPGRNVTGTSVAFAGQAAYAQLLHEALGEEGIQVSQLVIPGKIEPGSPDKDPAVLADLLWGLHTKRDRFRHHIGVD; via the coding sequence ATGACGACGATCGCGATCATCGGTGCCGGCCGCGGGCTCGGCGCGGCAGTGGCCCGCAGGTTCGGCGCGGAGGGCTTCGCCGTGGCGCTGCTCTCCCGCTCCCAGGCGAAGCTCGACGCGCTGGCCGAGGAGCTGGCGGCCGAGGGCGTGCAGGCGCGTGGCTTCGCGGCCGACGTCCGGGACCCGGCCTCGCTGGCGGTCGCGCTGGAGCAGGCGACGGAGGCCCTCGGCCCGATCGAGGTGCTGCAGTACAGCCCGCTGCCGCAGAAGGACTTCATGCGGCCGGTGCTGGAGACCACCCCAGCCGACCTGGTCGGCCCGGTCGAGTTCTCGATCTACGGCCCGGTCGCCGCGGTGCACCAGGTGCTGCCCGGCATGCGCTTCCTGGGTGAGGACCGCGGCACGATCCTGTTCGTCAACGGCGGTTCCGCGGTCACCCCCGGCCGCAACGTCACCGGGACGTCGGTCGCGTTCGCCGGTCAGGCCGCCTACGCGCAGCTGCTGCACGAGGCGCTCGGCGAGGAGGGCATCCAGGTCTCGCAGCTGGTCATCCCGGGCAAGATCGAGCCGGGCAGCCCGGACAAGGACCCGGCCGTGCTCGCCGACCTGCTGTGGGGCCTGCACACGAAGCGGGACCGCTTCCGCCACCACATCGGCGTCGACTGA
- a CDS encoding VOC family protein, producing the protein MTSRIAVLALDAGDPRVVADFWGAVLGWSVLEEDDDVISIGDGAGGQIDVCRVPGAKTVKNRLHLDLRADGSSTAEELDRLLALGARRVDVGQADDVSWTVLADPEGNEFCLLSRTVQEAEE; encoded by the coding sequence ATGACCAGCCGCATCGCCGTCCTCGCCCTCGACGCCGGCGATCCCCGCGTCGTCGCCGACTTCTGGGGTGCCGTGCTGGGCTGGTCGGTGCTCGAGGAGGACGACGACGTGATCAGCATCGGCGACGGCGCGGGTGGGCAGATCGACGTCTGCCGTGTGCCGGGCGCCAAGACGGTCAAGAACCGGCTGCATCTGGACCTGCGCGCTGACGGGTCGAGCACCGCCGAGGAGCTGGACCGGTTGCTGGCGCTCGGCGCCCGGCGGGTGGACGTCGGCCAGGCCGACGACGTGAGCTGGACCGTGCTGGCCGACCCGGAGGGCAACGAGTTCTGCCTGCTCTCGCGCACGGTGCAGGAGGCGGAGGAGTGA
- a CDS encoding ABC transporter, with amino-acid sequence MTSPPLTDALQALRDEVAAAPLGLATPGRDAAARTAAEVVHQVDDYLLPRLRDLDAPLLAVVGGSTGAGKSTLVNSLLRAHVTAPGVLRPTTRAPVLVCAPEDRAAFAGDRVLPGLARTTGGVAGPGGLQLVTHEGLPAGLALVDAPDVDSVVEANRDLAGQLLAAADLWVFVTTAARYADAVPWDLLRTAQERGTALAVVLDRVPTEAVAEVAGDLAGMLARGGLGAARLFVVEERPLTDGFLPEDQVGPLRAWLHGLAADAEQRAAVVRQTLAGALASLDERVADVEAGVVEQATAAEALETAADASYARARAAVDEGVGNGSLLRGEVLSRWQEFVGTGEWMRSLQGSVGRVRDRLTASLTGRPTPADSLQGALESGVELLLRAEADAAAERTVTSWRTLPGGPALLAGRAAELEGVSPGFTGAAADAVRDWQGAVLELVRAEGAGKRSRARLLSWGVNGAGAVVMVAVFASTAGLSGAEVAIAGGTTALGQRVLEAVFGDAAVRELAARARADLDARADALLRDEQARFAELLAGAAPAPGAAGRLHTAVAALAAAR; translated from the coding sequence GTGACGAGCCCCCCGCTGACCGATGCGCTGCAGGCGCTGCGTGACGAGGTCGCCGCCGCGCCGCTCGGGCTGGCCACCCCGGGCCGTGACGCCGCCGCTCGCACCGCCGCCGAGGTCGTGCACCAGGTCGACGACTACCTGCTGCCCCGGCTGCGCGACCTGGACGCCCCGCTGCTGGCCGTCGTCGGCGGCTCCACCGGCGCCGGGAAGTCGACCCTGGTCAACAGCCTGCTGCGGGCGCACGTCACCGCCCCCGGCGTGCTGCGCCCGACCACGCGCGCGCCCGTGCTCGTCTGCGCTCCCGAGGACCGGGCGGCCTTCGCCGGTGACCGGGTGCTGCCCGGCCTGGCCCGCACCACCGGCGGCGTGGCCGGGCCAGGTGGGCTGCAGCTGGTGACGCACGAGGGTCTGCCCGCCGGCCTGGCGCTGGTCGACGCCCCCGACGTCGACTCGGTGGTGGAGGCCAACCGCGACCTCGCCGGCCAGCTGCTCGCCGCCGCCGACCTGTGGGTCTTCGTGACGACGGCGGCCCGCTACGCCGACGCCGTCCCCTGGGACCTGCTGCGGACGGCGCAGGAGCGGGGCACCGCGCTGGCGGTCGTGCTGGACCGGGTGCCCACCGAGGCCGTGGCGGAGGTGGCCGGCGACCTCGCCGGCATGCTCGCGCGCGGCGGGCTGGGCGCGGCCCGGCTGTTCGTGGTGGAGGAGCGGCCGCTGACCGACGGGTTCCTGCCCGAGGACCAGGTCGGCCCGCTGCGCGCCTGGTTGCACGGGCTCGCCGCCGACGCAGAGCAGCGCGCCGCCGTCGTCCGGCAGACCCTCGCCGGGGCGCTGGCCAGCCTGGACGAGCGGGTCGCCGACGTCGAGGCCGGGGTGGTCGAGCAGGCCACCGCCGCCGAGGCGCTGGAGACCGCCGCCGACGCCAGCTACGCCCGCGCCCGCGCCGCGGTCGACGAGGGGGTGGGCAACGGCAGCCTGCTGCGCGGGGAGGTGCTCTCCCGCTGGCAGGAGTTCGTCGGCACGGGGGAGTGGATGCGCTCCCTGCAGGGCTCGGTGGGCCGGGTGCGCGACCGGCTCACCGCCTCGCTGACCGGCCGGCCCACCCCCGCCGACTCGCTGCAGGGCGCCCTGGAGTCGGGGGTCGAGCTGCTGCTGCGCGCGGAGGCCGACGCCGCGGCCGAGCGCACGGTCACCAGCTGGCGGACGCTGCCCGGCGGTCCGGCGCTGCTCGCCGGCCGGGCGGCCGAGCTGGAGGGCGTCTCCCCGGGCTTCACCGGCGCGGCCGCCGATGCCGTCCGCGACTGGCAGGGCGCGGTGCTCGAGCTGGTGCGCGCCGAGGGGGCCGGCAAGCGGTCGCGCGCCCGCCTGCTGTCCTGGGGCGTCAACGGCGCCGGTGCGGTGGTGATGGTCGCGGTGTTCGCCTCGACCGCGGGCCTGTCCGGCGCCGAGGTCGCCATCGCCGGCGGCACCACGGCGCTGGGGCAGCGGGTGCTGGAGGCGGTGTTCGGCGACGCCGCCGTCCGGGAGCTCGCCGCCCGGGCCCGCGCCGACCTCGATGCCCGCGCCGACGCGCTGCTCCGTGACGAGCAGGCTCGCTTCGCCGAGCTGCTCGCCGGCGCCGCGCCCGCGCCGGGTGCGGCCGGGCGGCTGCACACCGCCGTCGCCGCCCTGGCGGCTGCCCGGTGA
- a CDS encoding GTPase: protein MRRRETPLADRLGALREAVEVAEGRLEVPEVGAARALLAKAGAREALGDATVVALAGATGSGKSTLFNALTGAEVSTPGVRRPTTGIAHASVWGAEGADRLLDWLEVPRRHRVDGGDPALDGLVLLDLPDHDSVRVEHRLEVDRLVQLVDVLVWVLDPQKYADAAVHSRYLAPLAGHAGVLVVVLNQVDRLDDAAARACLADLRGLLDAEGLTGTPLLATAARTGYGLPEVRAELARRVGARRAATDRLAADARGAAAALAAHCAPDAGPDRSRDRDERDGLVGALADAAGVPAVTTAVELSARRRGAEHTGWPVLRWTSKLRADPLRRLHLGSEAARSSLPPAGAVQQAALGAALRRARDEAGAGLPQAWRDELRRTAELSQERLADRLDRAVAGTDFGPQRTPLWQRAVGGLQWVLALVALAGALWLLGLVGLGLLQLDDVVPLPRVEGIPLPTLLLVGGLLSGLLLALVARPLVRAGARRRGRLARRRLLDRVAEVADDEVLGPLGEARADHDRFCAAVGRAGAG from the coding sequence GTGAGGCGCCGGGAGACCCCGCTCGCCGACCGGCTCGGTGCGCTGCGCGAGGCGGTCGAGGTCGCCGAGGGGCGGCTGGAGGTGCCCGAGGTCGGCGCCGCGCGGGCACTGCTGGCCAAGGCCGGCGCGCGGGAGGCGCTCGGCGACGCCACCGTCGTCGCGCTCGCCGGCGCGACCGGCAGCGGCAAGTCGACGCTGTTCAACGCGCTCACCGGCGCCGAGGTGAGCACCCCGGGCGTGCGCCGGCCGACCACCGGCATCGCGCACGCCAGCGTCTGGGGCGCCGAGGGCGCCGACCGGCTGCTGGACTGGCTGGAGGTGCCCCGCCGGCACCGGGTCGACGGCGGTGACCCGGCGCTGGACGGCCTGGTGCTCCTCGACCTCCCCGACCACGACAGCGTGCGGGTCGAGCACCGGCTGGAGGTCGACCGGCTGGTGCAGCTGGTCGACGTGCTGGTCTGGGTGCTCGACCCGCAGAAGTACGCCGACGCCGCCGTCCACTCCCGCTACCTGGCGCCGCTGGCCGGGCACGCCGGGGTGCTCGTCGTCGTCCTCAACCAGGTCGACCGGCTCGACGACGCCGCCGCCCGCGCCTGCCTCGCCGACCTGCGCGGCCTGCTGGACGCCGAGGGGCTCACCGGCACGCCGCTGCTGGCCACCGCCGCACGCACCGGGTACGGCCTGCCGGAGGTGCGCGCGGAGCTCGCCCGCCGGGTCGGTGCCCGCCGCGCCGCCACCGACCGGCTGGCCGCCGACGCCCGCGGTGCCGCCGCGGCGCTCGCCGCGCACTGCGCGCCGGACGCCGGCCCCGACCGCAGCCGTGACCGGGACGAGCGGGACGGGCTGGTCGGGGCGCTCGCCGACGCGGCCGGGGTGCCCGCGGTGACCACGGCCGTGGAGCTGTCCGCCCGCCGCCGCGGCGCGGAGCACACCGGCTGGCCGGTGCTGCGCTGGACGTCGAAGCTGCGCGCCGACCCGCTGCGCCGGCTGCACCTGGGCTCCGAGGCCGCCCGCAGCTCGCTCCCGCCGGCCGGCGCCGTGCAGCAGGCGGCGCTGGGCGCGGCGCTGCGCCGGGCCCGCGACGAGGCCGGCGCCGGGCTGCCGCAGGCGTGGCGCGACGAGCTGCGCCGCACCGCGGAGCTGTCCCAGGAGCGGCTGGCCGACCGGCTGGACCGCGCGGTGGCCGGTACCGACTTCGGCCCGCAGCGGACGCCGCTGTGGCAACGCGCCGTCGGCGGGCTGCAGTGGGTGCTGGCGTTGGTGGCCCTCGCCGGGGCGCTGTGGCTGCTCGGCCTGGTCGGACTGGGTCTGCTGCAGCTGGACGACGTCGTGCCGCTGCCCCGGGTGGAGGGCATCCCGCTGCCGACCCTGCTGCTGGTCGGTGGGCTGCTGTCGGGGTTGCTGCTCGCGCTGGTGGCCCGGCCGCTGGTGCGCGCCGGGGCGCGGCGACGCGGCCGGCTGGCCCGGCGGCGGCTGCTGGACCGGGTGGCCGAGGTCGCCGACGACGAGGTGCTCGGACCGCTGGGGGAGGCGCGCGCCGACCACGACCGGTTCTGCGCCGCCGTCGGCCGCGCCGGCGCCGGCTGA
- a CDS encoding VOC family protein translates to MPAGTSISLGSVNVEAASPRALASFWADLLGGTVVGEQGGLVFVSAREPDGFGMFFRRRTGPRPERQTQHLDLTVPWGCREEEVARAVTLGATHRWDVLDELPWAQWTTLADPEGNLFCLAEHPPSRLPPTN, encoded by the coding sequence GTGCCTGCCGGGACCTCGATCAGCCTGGGTTCGGTGAACGTCGAGGCGGCCTCACCACGGGCACTGGCGTCGTTCTGGGCCGACCTGCTCGGTGGCACAGTGGTCGGTGAGCAGGGCGGCCTCGTCTTCGTGTCCGCCCGGGAGCCCGACGGCTTCGGCATGTTCTTCCGGCGGCGCACCGGCCCCCGCCCGGAGCGGCAGACCCAGCACCTGGACCTCACCGTGCCCTGGGGGTGCCGCGAGGAGGAGGTCGCCCGGGCAGTGACCCTGGGCGCCACCCACCGGTGGGACGTGCTCGACGAGCTGCCCTGGGCCCAGTGGACGACGCTCGCCGACCCGGAGGGCAACCTCTTCTGCCTGGCCGAGCACCCGCCGTCCCGGCTGCCCCCGACGAACTGA
- a CDS encoding MFS transporter, with amino-acid sequence MPRGTLARPAAFWSVAVLLILMLAASGVPSPLYRVYAEEFGFGSGTLTVVFGVYAFALLLSLLVVGGLSDHVGRRPVLAVALLVEAASMVLFWAADGVGWLLVARVVQGFATGALTAAFGAALLDTQRADRPLGPLVNSAGPGLGLSLGAVGAGLAVQFVPSPTDWVFGVLTVLCLAAAAWVVFLPETSPRRPGLAASLVPSVHVPPSQRRAFLLVLPCLIATWSLGGLYASLSPSLAATVFGVTDHVTGALPILALNGTGVIGSLTMRSLAPARGMTVGALVFATGVAGTITALWTGSLALFFVAAVVSGFGFGGAFLGAMATVTAGVDPGQRAALISAVFTVSYLAFSLPAIAAGVAANSVGLETTAEVYGAVVIVLALTAVAGLTLHRRRSAAGSAPAPDGQLQPVHDR; translated from the coding sequence GTGCCCCGAGGAACGCTCGCCCGCCCGGCCGCCTTCTGGTCGGTCGCCGTCCTGCTGATCCTCATGCTGGCGGCCTCGGGCGTCCCCTCACCGCTGTACCGGGTGTACGCGGAGGAGTTCGGCTTCGGCTCGGGCACGCTCACCGTCGTCTTCGGTGTCTACGCCTTCGCGCTGCTGCTCTCCCTGCTCGTCGTCGGCGGGCTGTCCGACCACGTCGGGCGGCGGCCGGTGCTGGCGGTGGCGCTGCTGGTCGAGGCGGCGTCGATGGTGCTGTTCTGGGCCGCCGACGGCGTCGGGTGGCTGCTGGTCGCCCGGGTCGTGCAGGGGTTCGCCACCGGCGCGCTGACCGCCGCGTTCGGCGCGGCGCTGCTGGACACCCAGCGCGCGGACCGGCCGCTGGGCCCGCTGGTCAACTCCGCGGGGCCGGGGCTGGGCCTCTCCCTCGGCGCGGTGGGCGCGGGCCTGGCCGTGCAGTTCGTCCCCTCCCCCACCGACTGGGTGTTCGGGGTGCTCACCGTGCTGTGTCTGGCCGCCGCCGCCTGGGTGGTGTTCCTGCCCGAGACCTCCCCCCGGCGGCCGGGGCTGGCGGCGTCGCTGGTGCCGAGCGTGCACGTGCCCCCGTCGCAGCGGCGGGCGTTCCTGCTGGTGCTCCCCTGCCTCATCGCCACCTGGTCGCTCGGCGGGCTCTACGCATCCCTCAGCCCCTCGCTGGCCGCCACCGTCTTCGGGGTCACCGACCACGTCACCGGCGCGCTGCCGATCCTGGCGCTCAACGGCACCGGGGTGATCGGGTCCCTGACCATGCGGTCGCTCGCCCCCGCCCGGGGGATGACCGTGGGCGCGCTCGTCTTCGCCACCGGCGTCGCCGGCACGATCACCGCGCTGTGGACCGGGTCGCTGGCGCTGTTCTTCGTGGCCGCGGTGGTCTCCGGGTTCGGCTTCGGCGGTGCCTTCCTCGGTGCGATGGCCACGGTGACCGCCGGCGTCGACCCGGGCCAGCGCGCGGCGCTCATCTCCGCGGTCTTCACCGTCAGCTACCTGGCGTTCAGCCTGCCGGCGATCGCGGCCGGGGTCGCCGCAAACTCCGTGGGCCTGGAGACGACCGCCGAGGTCTACGGCGCGGTGGTCATCGTCCTGGCGCTCACTGCCGTGGCCGGCCTCACCCTGCACCGCCGCCGCTCCGCCGCAGGCAGCGCACCGGCACCGGACGGGCAGCTGCAGCCGGTCCACGACAGATGA
- a CDS encoding precorrin-2 C(20)-methyltransferase, with translation MNGRLYGVGLGPGDPELVTVKAARLIGAADVVAFHAAQHGRSVARGLAAPYLRPGQVEELLVYPVTTETTDHPGGYQGAIDEFYEAAAARLAAHLDAGRDVVVLAEGDPFFYGSYMHMHKRLAHRYPTEVVPGVTSVSGAAAVLGRPLVERDEVLTVLPGTLPADELAEWLATTDSAAVLKLGRTFGNVREAFDAAGVLDRAYYVERATTDRQRVAPLADVDPETVPYFSLALLPSLLSPVSAPEPGQVSAPKPGTAGEVAVVGLGPGKRAWTTPEVAEALAEADDLVGYGPYLDRVPANPRQVKHPSDNRVEVERAAAALQLARDGRRVAVVSSGDPGVFAMAAAVLEVAAESFPDVEVRVLPGLTAAQAVASRVGAPLGHDFAVISLSDVLKPWDVVLDRLRAAASADLVLALYNPRSKARPHQLAEAQKALLDVRDPDTVVVVGRDVGGAEESVRVTTLADLDPETVDMRCLLLIGSTQTRVTPSGRVFTSRRYPG, from the coding sequence ATGAACGGGCGGCTGTACGGGGTCGGGCTGGGGCCCGGCGACCCGGAGCTGGTGACGGTCAAGGCGGCCCGGCTGATCGGCGCCGCGGACGTCGTCGCGTTCCACGCCGCGCAGCACGGCCGGTCGGTGGCCCGCGGGCTGGCCGCGCCCTACCTGCGCCCCGGGCAGGTCGAGGAGCTGCTGGTCTACCCGGTCACCACCGAGACCACCGACCACCCCGGCGGCTACCAGGGCGCGATCGACGAGTTCTACGAGGCCGCCGCCGCGCGGCTGGCCGCGCACCTGGACGCCGGCCGGGACGTCGTCGTGCTGGCCGAGGGCGATCCGTTCTTCTACGGCTCCTACATGCACATGCACAAGCGGCTCGCGCACCGCTACCCGACCGAGGTGGTGCCGGGCGTGACCAGCGTCAGCGGTGCCGCCGCGGTGCTCGGCCGGCCGCTGGTCGAGCGCGACGAGGTGCTCACCGTGCTGCCCGGCACGCTGCCCGCCGACGAGCTCGCCGAGTGGCTGGCCACCACCGACTCCGCGGCGGTGCTGAAGCTCGGCCGCACGTTCGGCAACGTCCGGGAGGCGTTCGACGCCGCCGGGGTGCTCGACCGGGCGTACTACGTGGAGCGGGCCACCACCGACCGGCAACGGGTCGCCCCGCTGGCCGACGTCGACCCCGAGACGGTGCCGTACTTCTCCCTCGCCCTGCTGCCCAGCCTCCTCTCCCCGGTTTCGGCGCCGGAACCCGGCCAGGTTTCGGCGCCGAAACCTGGCACGGCGGGTGAGGTCGCCGTCGTCGGGCTCGGCCCGGGCAAGCGCGCCTGGACGACGCCGGAGGTCGCCGAGGCGCTGGCCGAGGCCGACGACCTGGTCGGCTACGGCCCCTACCTGGACCGCGTGCCGGCCAACCCGCGGCAGGTGAAGCACCCCAGCGACAACCGGGTCGAGGTCGAGCGCGCCGCCGCGGCCCTGCAGCTGGCCCGGGACGGCCGCCGCGTGGCGGTGGTCTCCAGCGGCGACCCCGGGGTTTTCGCGATGGCCGCGGCGGTGCTGGAGGTGGCGGCGGAGAGCTTCCCGGACGTCGAGGTGCGGGTGCTGCCCGGGCTCACCGCGGCACAGGCGGTCGCGTCGAGGGTGGGCGCCCCGCTCGGGCACGACTTCGCGGTGATCAGCCTCTCCGACGTCCTCAAGCCCTGGGACGTCGTGCTCGACCGGCTGCGCGCGGCCGCGTCGGCCGACCTGGTGCTGGCCCTCTACAACCCGCGCTCCAAGGCCCGGCCGCACCAGCTGGCCGAGGCCCAGAAGGCGCTGCTGGACGTCCGCGACCCCGACACCGTGGTAGTCGTCGGCCGGGACGTCGGGGGTGCGGAGGAGTCGGTGCGGGTGACGACCCTGGCCGACCTGGACCCGGAGACGGTCGACATGCGCTGCCTGCTGCTGATCGGCTCGACCCAGACCCGGGTGACGCCGTCCGGCCGGGTGTTCACCAGCCGCCGCTACCCGGGCTGA
- a CDS encoding precorrin-8X methylmutase encodes MYSYEHDGAEIYRQSFATIRAEADLSGLPADVAQVAVRMIHACGQVDLVADVAWSDDVVGRAREALHAGAPVLCDAQMVASGVTRRRLPKDNDVVCTLNDPRTPALAADLGTTRTAAALELWGERLDGAVVAIGNAPTALFHLLEMVAAGAPRPAAVIGIPVGFIGAVESKEALAASDLDFLVVRGRRGGSAITAAAVNAIASTVE; translated from the coding sequence ATGTACTCCTACGAGCACGACGGCGCCGAGATCTACCGGCAGTCCTTCGCCACGATCCGCGCCGAGGCCGACCTCTCCGGGCTGCCCGCCGACGTCGCCCAGGTGGCGGTGCGGATGATCCACGCCTGCGGTCAGGTCGACCTGGTGGCCGACGTGGCCTGGTCCGACGACGTCGTCGGGCGGGCGCGGGAGGCGCTCCACGCCGGCGCCCCGGTGCTCTGCGACGCGCAGATGGTCGCCTCCGGCGTCACCCGCCGGCGGCTGCCGAAGGACAACGACGTCGTCTGCACGCTCAACGACCCGCGCACCCCGGCCCTCGCGGCCGACCTCGGCACCACGCGCACCGCCGCGGCCCTCGAGCTGTGGGGCGAGCGGCTCGACGGCGCCGTCGTCGCGATCGGCAACGCGCCCACCGCGCTGTTCCACCTGCTGGAGATGGTCGCCGCCGGCGCCCCGCGGCCGGCCGCGGTGATCGGCATCCCGGTGGGCTTCATCGGCGCGGTCGAGTCGAAGGAGGCGCTGGCCGCCTCGGACCTGGACTTCCTGGTCGTCCGCGGCCGGCGTGGCGGCAGCGCCATCACGGCGGCGGCGGTCAACGCGATCGCGAGCACGGTCGAATGA
- the cobG gene encoding precorrin-3B synthase, producing MSSVQTPLPPPRDRSDACPGALQTHAAADGALARVRIPGGALSAGQLRTLAAAARDLGDGHLELTSRGNLQLRGLPAGAETELGERLAAVGLLPSDTHERVRNVLASSLSGRWGGHLDVRPWVRAFDAALLADPALAELPGRFLVAFDDGRGDVAGLGADVTLLALAPDVVALLLGGTDSGVRARPGDAVALALAAGAAFLAERAAQGGTAWRLTELTDGWARVAERLTGRRPDAPGRERVSAPVTGPAGELAQDDGRTALAVVVPLGRLSAGQAELLADLGPELEVTPWRTVVVPDLADAAPAVEALTAAGLVTEPASPWRLVTACAGRPGCAKSLADVRADATAAVAAGTLPADGSRQHWAGCARRCGRPTGRVVDVVATPTGYLIEKD from the coding sequence ATGTCCTCCGTGCAGACCCCCCTCCCCCCGCCGCGGGACCGGTCCGACGCCTGCCCCGGCGCGCTGCAGACCCACGCCGCCGCCGACGGCGCGCTGGCCCGGGTGCGCATCCCCGGCGGTGCGCTGAGCGCGGGTCAGCTGCGCACGCTCGCCGCTGCCGCCCGCGACCTCGGCGACGGCCACCTGGAGCTGACCAGCCGGGGGAACCTCCAGCTGCGCGGCCTGCCCGCCGGCGCCGAGACCGAACTGGGCGAGCGACTGGCCGCGGTGGGCCTGCTGCCCAGCGACACCCACGAGCGGGTGCGGAATGTGCTGGCCAGCAGCCTCTCCGGCCGGTGGGGCGGCCACCTCGACGTCCGGCCCTGGGTGCGCGCCTTCGACGCCGCACTGCTCGCCGACCCGGCGCTCGCCGAGCTGCCCGGCCGGTTCCTGGTCGCCTTCGACGACGGCCGCGGTGACGTCGCCGGCCTCGGCGCCGACGTCACCCTGCTCGCCCTCGCCCCCGACGTCGTCGCCCTGCTGCTCGGCGGCACCGACTCCGGCGTCCGGGCCCGGCCCGGTGACGCCGTCGCCCTGGCCCTCGCCGCCGGCGCGGCCTTCCTCGCCGAGCGCGCGGCCCAGGGCGGCACCGCCTGGCGGCTGACCGAGCTGACCGACGGCTGGGCGCGGGTGGCCGAACGGCTCACCGGCCGGCGACCCGACGCCCCCGGCCGCGAGCGGGTGTCCGCCCCGGTGACCGGACCGGCCGGCGAACTGGCCCAGGACGACGGCCGCACGGCGCTCGCCGTCGTCGTACCACTGGGCCGGCTCTCCGCCGGGCAGGCCGAGCTGCTCGCCGACCTCGGCCCCGAGCTCGAGGTGACCCCCTGGCGCACCGTCGTCGTCCCCGACCTCGCCGACGCCGCCCCCGCCGTCGAGGCGCTCACCGCCGCCGGCCTGGTGACCGAGCCGGCCAGCCCGTGGCGACTGGTCACCGCCTGCGCCGGGCGGCCGGGCTGCGCGAAGTCGCTGGCCGACGTGCGGGCCGACGCCACCGCCGCCGTGGCCGCCGGCACGCTGCCGGCCGACGGCTCCCGCCAGCACTGGGCCGGCTGCGCCCGCCGCTGCGGCCGGCCGACCGGCCGCGTGGTCGACGTGGTCGCGACGCCGACCGGATACCTGATCGAGAAGGACTGA
- a CDS encoding DUF4383 domain-containing protein yields the protein MALSLRHRPSAPQTGDHPGAEPPATGAARVVPAVHRIGAVVVALVIATFGVLGLLDGLAYFSTDGERILGLSSNGLLSTISLVTAAVLVAAALHSHRTASTVMIAVGTLFLVSALANLAVLETDWNFLAFSMANVIFSICAGLVLLTLGAYGRVSGNLPADSPYRADRPDTDEDDDTDQGLPTTPAEVAAERAMRDAELAVVEHRATPEQQRRVAAMAQVRTRADRRRVWMEMDGRALR from the coding sequence ATGGCCCTCTCCCTCCGCCACCGCCCGTCCGCCCCGCAGACCGGGGACCACCCCGGAGCCGAGCCCCCGGCCACGGGTGCCGCCCGGGTCGTGCCCGCCGTGCACCGGATCGGCGCCGTCGTCGTCGCGCTGGTGATCGCGACGTTCGGTGTCCTCGGACTGCTCGACGGGCTGGCCTACTTCTCCACCGACGGCGAGCGCATCCTCGGCCTGTCGTCCAACGGTCTGCTCTCGACCATCTCGCTGGTCACCGCGGCGGTGCTGGTCGCCGCGGCGCTGCACAGCCACCGCACCGCCTCCACCGTGATGATCGCGGTGGGGACGCTGTTCCTGGTCTCCGCGCTGGCCAACCTCGCGGTGCTGGAGACCGACTGGAACTTCCTGGCCTTCTCCATGGCCAACGTCATCTTCTCCATCTGCGCCGGCCTGGTGCTGCTCACCCTGGGCGCCTACGGCCGGGTCAGCGGCAACCTGCCCGCGGACTCGCCCTACCGCGCCGACCGGCCGGACACCGACGAGGACGACGACACCGACCAGGGGCTCCCCACCACCCCGGCGGAGGTCGCCGCCGAGCGGGCCATGCGCGACGCGGAGCTCGCCGTCGTCGAGCACCGGGCCACCCCGGAGCAGCAGCGCCGGGTGGCCGCCATGGCCCAGGTGCGCACCCGCGCCGACCGCCGCCGGGTCTGGATGGAGATGGACGGTCGCGCACTGCGGTGA
- a CDS encoding tetratricopeptide repeat protein: MTEPFDITQPSEIDLHSEYLRADLFFAMGQSTEAARVLQPVVDAEPGNQAALELLARSYYGAAQLARAEDCLTRLVELAPANGWARRALARTLERQSRGADAAVHHRVADALGAA, from the coding sequence ATGACCGAGCCGTTCGACATCACCCAGCCGTCCGAGATCGACCTGCACTCCGAGTACCTGCGCGCGGACCTGTTCTTCGCCATGGGCCAGTCCACCGAGGCCGCCCGGGTGCTGCAGCCGGTGGTGGACGCCGAGCCGGGCAACCAGGCCGCGCTGGAGCTGCTCGCCCGCAGCTACTACGGCGCGGCCCAGCTGGCCCGCGCCGAGGACTGCCTCACCCGCCTGGTGGAGCTCGCGCCGGCCAACGGGTGGGCCCGCCGCGCGCTGGCCCGCACCCTGGAGCGGCAGAGCCGTGGCGCCGACGCCGCCGTCCACCACCGGGTGGCCGACGCGCTCGGCGCGGCCTGA